In one window of Lewinella sp. 4G2 DNA:
- a CDS encoding TonB-dependent receptor: MNYFHQNYRVPARGGLWLFVLCCCFFSASLAAQGLVSGTVTDEASEPLIGVTILVKGSSSGTVTDYDGNFSINAAPNATLLVSYLGYESKSIPVNGQTNLSIRLGTDAEVLDEVVVVGYGSVKKSDVTGSVSSVKAEEIQAFPLLNAAQALQGRAAGVVVQTQNGGEPGANISIRVRGNSSLNASSDPLVVVDGFVGAAFPQQNDIESVEILKDASATAIYGSRGSGGVILVTTKKGKSGRPTLEVNSTYSNQQTTNRLDLLDANGFARYQNMIRANAGDAPYAQGLENTDWQDEIYRTGYTQNQQLAISGGGDNVNYYFSGTYFGQQGIIVNSEFQKLQFLANVDAQVGSRLRVGINSVTSRSDQDGVSTQSTGRDNIGSVNGGGDDVVSLAFRFAPDVGRFDENGNFSQNTVGDDIENPWAVATQITNETKTDNSRTNVYADFEILKGLNIKSTLGYRTQNSTEGYFKPQTFVLSAGGGFLESVKRTNLLNENYLTYTTNVGNGNLTATAGHSYQKFTTEGLEAGARGLLTDVFGYYNLEAGAIDQRTVDSRFSESEIESVFGRVNFDWADKYLLTATVRRDGASNFAANNKYAIFPSVAFGWKVHREDFLLENPTLSTLKLRASYGLTGNQAIGPYSSLSIYRVQAPTVVGGPFAVDLAREANPDLKWETSYQTNIGVDFGFFEDRITLSADYYNIDTEDLLAVDRASNFYLGTSDLDVLRNVGSINNRGLEFSLNSTNINRNDFRWTSNFNIARNRNEIVELSGGTEILGSGAPGYFAGGNTYILREGEALGLFWGLNYQGVYQGGALPTGTAVQDVSLDDMGNPIPGEPLFADVADEEGNFDGTITDDDRQIIGDPNPDFTFGFTNTLTYKAFDLNIFFQGAVGGDIYNLTAVQLFNGDSNGLTDVLNSWTPENPNTDIPRATIRGRERSSRFVEDGSYVRLKNVALGYTLPSSVFNNIGFGSSARLSVSAQNLLTFTDYSGLDPEVSYFGSGGESSGDDNVIQGHDFGNYPNLRSITFSLNLRF, encoded by the coding sequence ATGAACTATTTCCACCAAAATTACCGCGTGCCCGCGCGGGGAGGGCTGTGGCTCTTCGTGCTGTGCTGTTGCTTCTTCTCGGCCAGCCTGGCCGCTCAGGGCCTCGTGAGCGGAACGGTTACTGACGAAGCCAGCGAACCGCTGATCGGCGTGACGATCCTCGTGAAGGGCAGTAGCTCCGGCACGGTTACCGATTACGACGGTAACTTCAGCATCAACGCGGCTCCCAATGCCACATTGTTGGTATCCTACCTGGGGTACGAATCCAAAAGCATCCCCGTTAACGGCCAGACGAACCTTAGTATTCGCTTGGGAACGGACGCCGAAGTCCTTGACGAAGTAGTCGTCGTTGGATACGGCTCCGTGAAGAAGAGCGACGTAACGGGTAGTGTGTCTTCCGTAAAGGCGGAAGAGATCCAGGCCTTCCCGCTGCTCAATGCCGCCCAGGCACTACAGGGACGCGCTGCTGGTGTCGTTGTCCAAACTCAAAACGGTGGGGAACCAGGAGCAAATATTTCCATCCGCGTCCGCGGTAACTCTTCGCTGAATGCGAGTAGTGACCCACTGGTAGTCGTTGATGGTTTTGTGGGTGCCGCCTTCCCACAGCAGAACGACATCGAGTCCGTAGAGATTCTCAAGGACGCATCCGCAACGGCGATCTACGGTTCGCGGGGGTCCGGCGGGGTCATCCTCGTAACTACCAAGAAGGGTAAGTCCGGCCGGCCAACGCTGGAGGTGAACTCTACTTACTCCAACCAGCAAACTACTAACCGGCTGGACCTACTGGATGCTAACGGCTTTGCGCGGTACCAGAACATGATCCGGGCTAACGCCGGTGACGCACCCTACGCTCAGGGCTTAGAAAATACCGACTGGCAGGATGAGATCTACCGGACGGGCTACACCCAGAACCAGCAGCTGGCTATTTCCGGTGGTGGCGACAACGTGAACTACTACTTTTCCGGCACATACTTTGGCCAGCAGGGGATTATCGTCAACTCGGAGTTCCAGAAACTGCAGTTCCTCGCCAACGTCGACGCTCAGGTAGGTAGCCGCCTTAGGGTGGGCATCAACAGCGTGACGAGCCGCAGCGATCAGGACGGTGTATCTACCCAGTCCACCGGGCGCGATAACATCGGTTCAGTTAACGGTGGCGGCGACGACGTCGTTTCCCTGGCCTTCCGCTTTGCCCCCGACGTGGGCCGTTTCGACGAGAACGGGAACTTCTCTCAGAACACCGTCGGTGACGACATCGAAAACCCCTGGGCCGTAGCGACTCAGATCACCAACGAAACGAAGACGGATAACTCCCGCACTAACGTTTACGCCGACTTTGAGATCCTGAAGGGTCTCAACATCAAATCTACCCTGGGTTACCGGACCCAAAACAGCACCGAGGGTTACTTCAAGCCCCAGACTTTTGTGCTCTCTGCCGGTGGTGGCTTCCTGGAATCCGTGAAGCGGACCAACCTGCTGAACGAGAACTACCTGACCTACACGACGAACGTTGGCAACGGTAACCTTACCGCTACTGCTGGCCACTCTTACCAGAAGTTCACGACCGAAGGCCTGGAGGCCGGAGCCCGTGGTTTGCTGACCGACGTATTTGGTTACTACAACCTCGAAGCGGGTGCCATCGACCAGCGTACGGTGGATTCCCGTTTCTCTGAATCTGAGATTGAGTCCGTCTTCGGCCGCGTCAACTTTGACTGGGCCGATAAGTACTTGCTGACGGCTACCGTTCGCCGGGATGGGGCCTCCAACTTCGCCGCGAATAATAAGTACGCCATTTTCCCCTCCGTAGCTTTCGGCTGGAAGGTGCACCGCGAGGATTTCCTGCTGGAGAACCCCACGCTATCTACCCTGAAACTCCGTGCCAGCTACGGCCTGACGGGCAACCAGGCCATTGGCCCTTACTCTTCCCTCTCGATTTACCGCGTACAGGCTCCAACGGTTGTTGGTGGGCCCTTCGCGGTGGACCTCGCCCGGGAAGCCAACCCGGACCTGAAGTGGGAAACTTCCTACCAGACCAATATTGGTGTTGACTTCGGCTTCTTCGAGGACCGCATCACCCTGAGTGCCGATTACTACAACATCGATACTGAGGATCTGCTGGCCGTGGACCGCGCCTCCAACTTCTACCTCGGTACTTCCGATCTGGATGTACTGCGAAATGTAGGATCAATCAATAACCGCGGCCTTGAATTCTCTCTGAACTCCACCAACATCAACCGGAACGACTTCCGGTGGACGTCGAACTTCAACATTGCGCGTAACCGCAACGAGATTGTGGAACTGTCCGGCGGAACGGAGATCCTGGGTAGCGGCGCGCCCGGCTACTTCGCCGGTGGCAATACCTACATCCTCCGTGAAGGGGAAGCACTGGGTCTTTTCTGGGGTCTGAACTACCAGGGTGTGTACCAGGGTGGTGCGCTACCTACCGGCACTGCAGTGCAGGATGTTTCCCTGGACGATATGGGCAACCCCATCCCCGGTGAGCCCCTCTTCGCCGACGTGGCGGATGAGGAAGGTAACTTCGACGGTACCATCACGGATGACGACCGCCAGATCATTGGTGACCCGAACCCGGACTTCACCTTTGGCTTTACGAACACCCTGACTTACAAAGCCTTTGACCTGAATATCTTCTTTCAGGGTGCCGTAGGTGGGGATATCTATAACCTCACGGCGGTGCAGCTTTTCAATGGTGACAGTAATGGTTTGACGGATGTACTTAATTCCTGGACGCCCGAAAACCCGAATACGGATATTCCTCGGGCTACGATTCGTGGGCGGGAGCGTTCTTCCCGTTTTGTGGAGGACGGTAGCTACGTCCGCCTGAAGAACGTAGCCCTGGGCTACACCTTGCCCTCCAGCGTATTCAATAATATTGGGTTTGGTTCCTCCGCCCGCCTGTCCGTCAGTGCGCAGAACTTGTTGACATTCACCGACTATTCTGGTCTTGACCCCGAGGTAAGCTACTTCGGAAGCGGCGGAGAAAGCAGTGGAGACGACAATGTGATTCAAGGACACGACTTTGGCAATTACCCTAACCTTCGGTCCATCACCTTCTCCCTTAATTTGAGGTTCTAA
- a CDS encoding RagB/SusD family nutrient uptake outer membrane protein, translating to MKAYHYLLALVLGLSFTGCSDLEENAISQLEPSERVVDRATVETTIAGAYSNLAARAFLSRGLGLTVMLRSDMVAIGNPTTAAERIEHDLFTVSATNPLILNPSRPERSFWPRLYQIVRGANETLREVEALEEQAPGVKEEIAARARFIRGYSYYHLVRLFGDVPYLDETTTTIVASEMGRTSAEVVYENIIADFEYAKEWLPNTRDDRALPGKAAASAFLASVYLTREEWQMAYDEATDIINKAGTYDLALEPDFANLYDAALTNFSKEPIFVIDFVGTNINDESRDYLAAFTGFYGQATYYPSGGWSVMVPSLAVYNTWDDDDYRKEVSLDDEAVDNRGNVIPFTMFSSLDGRNANRPHISKYTSMAGSLPQANTSGRDSESNYQLMRFAEVYLIAAEAAAELGRTADADRFVNIVRERARNGDGSGAPSASPANISGATVEDVLEERRLELAFEHKRWYDIVRRRLGGEAFGPNGLESELPAKSFDPSRDYLLPIPPIELSNNPALTQNPGY from the coding sequence ATGAAAGCATATCATTATCTACTTGCATTAGTACTCGGTCTTTCCTTTACGGGATGTTCGGACCTGGAGGAAAATGCCATCAGCCAACTGGAGCCGAGTGAGCGCGTAGTTGACCGGGCTACGGTTGAGACTACCATTGCCGGTGCCTACAGCAACCTGGCGGCGCGGGCTTTTCTTTCCCGTGGCCTCGGCCTTACCGTTATGCTCCGTTCGGACATGGTGGCCATCGGCAACCCAACAACGGCGGCCGAGCGGATCGAGCACGATCTATTTACGGTCTCTGCGACCAACCCACTCATCCTGAACCCTTCCCGGCCCGAGCGGAGTTTCTGGCCCCGGCTTTACCAAATCGTTCGTGGAGCTAACGAAACCCTCCGCGAAGTCGAAGCGCTGGAAGAGCAGGCGCCCGGTGTGAAGGAGGAAATTGCGGCCCGCGCCCGCTTCATCCGTGGTTACTCGTACTACCACCTGGTGCGCCTCTTCGGTGACGTACCCTACCTCGACGAGACCACGACGACCATCGTAGCCTCCGAAATGGGAAGAACGTCCGCTGAAGTAGTTTACGAGAACATCATTGCGGATTTCGAATACGCCAAAGAGTGGCTACCGAATACGCGCGATGACCGTGCACTGCCGGGTAAGGCTGCTGCAAGTGCCTTCCTGGCTTCCGTTTACCTCACCCGTGAGGAATGGCAAATGGCCTACGACGAGGCAACTGACATTATCAACAAGGCGGGTACGTATGATCTGGCCCTCGAGCCTGACTTTGCGAATCTTTACGATGCGGCACTGACCAACTTCAGTAAGGAGCCCATCTTCGTGATTGATTTTGTCGGTACCAACATCAACGATGAGTCACGTGACTACCTGGCGGCCTTTACGGGCTTCTACGGTCAGGCTACGTACTACCCATCGGGCGGATGGTCCGTGATGGTACCTTCTCTGGCGGTATACAACACCTGGGATGACGATGACTACCGCAAGGAGGTATCCCTGGACGACGAGGCCGTGGACAACCGCGGTAATGTGATCCCCTTCACCATGTTCTCCAGCCTGGATGGCCGTAACGCCAACCGCCCCCACATCTCCAAGTACACGTCTATGGCCGGTTCTCTGCCCCAGGCGAATACGAGTGGCCGGGATTCTGAATCCAACTACCAGCTGATGCGTTTCGCCGAGGTTTACCTCATTGCCGCCGAAGCCGCCGCTGAGCTTGGCCGGACTGCCGACGCTGACCGCTTCGTCAATATCGTCCGCGAACGGGCGCGTAATGGCGACGGATCCGGTGCCCCGAGTGCTTCCCCCGCCAACATCTCCGGTGCTACCGTTGAGGACGTACTGGAAGAAAGAAGACTGGAGTTGGCCTTTGAGCACAAGCGCTGGTACGATATCGTACGCAGAAGACTTGGTGGTGAGGCCTTTGGCCCTAATGGACTGGAGTCCGAGCTCCCAGCAAAGAGTTTTGACCCATCCCGTGATTACCTGTTGCCGATCCCTCCGATTGAGTTGAGCAATAACCCGGCCTTGACTCAGAACCCGGGCTATTAG
- a CDS encoding PKD domain-containing protein codes for MKSILQNFYLLAALMLPVVMITSCGDDDDGGGPVPPDPSSVVASFSSQVDADNSLTYNFTNSSVVNGITDRSFSSSWDFGGDGTSTDENPTYTFSDEGTFTVTLTVTAADGVSESASETIEVTAPKNRYAVVTDTQDDDTGELRLALEDSIMTGRITFMYRVAAGPVDMDIQDAFINVAGNSTTGDFALVEVRLKDNAMHAFREGASDDAIAAANFPEGMADVWAPVEISWAADGTNAPTYSVSINGQSVITDAISTTNGGAGDVDGHLLAVKDGVHNLQWKYAGNSAVNDGVYHVDDIVIYSSDSGTETIVFEDDFQGRTAGDNLDSEENEDSPYHPNSTDVSVGEDQ; via the coding sequence ATGAAGTCGATTTTGCAAAACTTTTACCTGCTGGCTGCCCTCATGCTGCCGGTAGTCATGATCACCTCCTGTGGGGATGATGATGACGGTGGTGGCCCCGTTCCACCCGATCCCTCCAGCGTAGTTGCCAGTTTCTCCTCCCAAGTAGATGCGGACAACTCCCTTACCTACAACTTTACCAACAGTTCCGTCGTAAACGGCATCACTGATCGCTCCTTCTCCTCTTCCTGGGACTTTGGCGGCGACGGCACTTCTACGGATGAGAACCCAACCTACACCTTCTCCGATGAGGGTACCTTCACCGTGACGCTGACCGTGACGGCTGCTGATGGCGTTAGCGAATCCGCTTCAGAAACCATTGAGGTTACCGCACCCAAGAACCGTTACGCTGTCGTAACCGACACGCAGGACGACGACACCGGCGAACTGCGTTTGGCGCTGGAAGACTCAATCATGACCGGCCGAATCACCTTCATGTACCGCGTAGCCGCTGGCCCCGTGGATATGGATATCCAAGATGCCTTCATCAACGTAGCGGGTAACTCTACTACGGGTGACTTCGCCCTGGTTGAAGTCCGCCTGAAGGACAACGCCATGCACGCTTTCCGTGAAGGCGCTTCCGATGATGCCATCGCCGCGGCCAACTTCCCCGAAGGTATGGCTGACGTTTGGGCTCCAGTTGAGATCAGCTGGGCTGCTGACGGAACGAACGCACCGACTTACAGCGTAAGCATCAACGGCCAGTCCGTAATTACGGACGCCATCAGTACCACCAACGGTGGTGCCGGCGACGTAGATGGTCACCTGTTAGCCGTTAAGGACGGTGTCCACAACCTTCAGTGGAAGTACGCCGGTAACTCTGCCGTAAACGACGGAGTCTACCACGTGGACGACATCGTGATCTACTCCTCAGATTCCGGTACGGAAACCATCGTATTTGAAGACGACTTCCAGGGCCGCACCGCCGGTGACAACCTGGATTCCGAAGAGAACGAAGACTCTCCCTACCACCCCAACAGCACGGACGTAAGCGTAGGGGAGGACCAGTAA